A region of Streptomyces paludis DNA encodes the following proteins:
- a CDS encoding transcriptional regulator, with translation MSPIADCNPKAATRPTPAPRASTPRTSVPPVCAPAERLAEQLASMLPDAAIVQVRLLGPRTLWPHLRLTAVNERGLVLRIPRAKVLTIARWIIRSFPHAGWAASGGHAFDLRTAKLHGLEA, from the coding sequence ATGTCCCCCATTGCGGACTGCAACCCGAAGGCTGCCACGCGGCCCACACCCGCACCGCGCGCTTCCACGCCGCGCACTTCCGTACCGCCCGTTTGTGCCCCAGCGGAGCGGCTGGCCGAACAGCTGGCGTCGATGCTCCCGGATGCCGCCATCGTTCAGGTGCGCCTCTTGGGTCCGCGGACCCTGTGGCCGCATCTGCGGCTCACTGCCGTGAACGAGCGCGGGCTCGTCCTTCGTATCCCCCGGGCCAAGGTCCTGACCATCGCGCGCTGGATCATCCGTTCGTTCCCGCATGCCGGTTGGGCGGCTTCTGGCGGCCACGCGTTCGACCTGCGGACGGCCAAGCTCCACGGGCTGGAAGCGTGA
- a CDS encoding ATP-binding protein, with product MAKPERVGGARSMRALERILASKGIPLAPDGDHPREENPGDPDWHRRARAEYALNRWQTATPPRFRTAEATLPEVTAWADRALADTASAGALLLTGLTGTGKTHQAYGALRRIAAGGPDRFEVITVNSADMYGSLRPSQVMGAAERELRRLSEVRFLLLDDLGTAKTSEWTEEVTYRLINYRYNHCLPTIITSNLPARNAEGPDLTDFVGARVASRLAEMLTALVPMIGGDRRRGGRAA from the coding sequence ATGGCCAAGCCCGAACGCGTGGGCGGCGCCCGATCAATGCGCGCCCTCGAACGCATCCTCGCCTCGAAGGGGATCCCGCTCGCACCCGACGGCGATCACCCCCGGGAGGAGAACCCCGGAGACCCGGACTGGCACCGCCGCGCCCGCGCCGAGTACGCCCTGAACCGCTGGCAGACCGCCACACCGCCCCGCTTCCGCACCGCCGAAGCGACGCTGCCGGAGGTCACCGCGTGGGCGGACCGCGCCCTCGCCGACACCGCGTCCGCAGGAGCGCTGCTGCTCACCGGCCTCACGGGCACCGGCAAGACCCATCAGGCGTACGGAGCACTCCGCCGTATCGCGGCGGGAGGCCCGGACCGCTTCGAGGTGATCACCGTGAACAGCGCCGACATGTACGGAAGCCTGCGGCCGTCCCAGGTCATGGGCGCCGCCGAGCGGGAGCTGCGGCGGCTCAGCGAGGTGCGGTTCCTCCTGCTGGACGACTTGGGGACCGCGAAGACGTCCGAGTGGACGGAAGAGGTCACTTACCGGCTCATCAACTACCGCTACAACCACTGCCTTCCGACGATCATCACGTCCAATCTGCCCGCCCGTAACGCCGAAGGCCCGGACCTGACCGATTTCGTCGGCGCCCGCGTGGCAAGCCGGCTGGCCGAGATGCTGACCGCCCTCGTCCCGATGATCGGCGGCGACCGGCGGCGCGGCGGGAGGGCGGCATGA
- a CDS encoding helix-turn-helix domain-containing protein, whose amino-acid sequence MRSVRRAAEIAQTDVAAAVGVGDSTVAGWELGSSAPDQEKLPALARVLGHDLDDLFPRAGLPDLTDLRCDAGLYRYEMSKVIGTKSDGPVAGAERGERPLRDRYVFAVASAYGVTEDELKRAQERSLAKARNEQPAEAEQGEEAQAAEAPPRTLAEKITLILERSYPGQKSPGDTEIAEAINAHAGSRVISAQGVADLRTGAEEEAAPVVLEGLAAFFGLSPLYFQPNDAVARQVYEGLLLMSAAKKGTVGRVRARGVGTEGLPPNVLSILNDLATELAKVEPETSD is encoded by the coding sequence GTGCGCTCGGTACGACGAGCCGCCGAGATCGCGCAGACCGACGTGGCCGCAGCCGTTGGAGTGGGCGACTCGACGGTTGCTGGCTGGGAACTCGGATCATCGGCACCGGATCAGGAGAAACTGCCCGCTCTGGCCCGGGTGCTCGGACACGACCTGGACGACCTCTTCCCGCGCGCCGGCCTTCCTGACCTCACCGATCTCCGGTGCGACGCCGGCCTCTACCGGTACGAGATGTCCAAGGTGATCGGGACGAAGAGCGACGGCCCGGTAGCGGGCGCGGAGCGAGGGGAACGGCCGCTCAGAGACCGGTACGTCTTCGCCGTGGCGAGCGCCTACGGCGTGACCGAGGACGAGCTGAAACGCGCGCAGGAACGGTCTCTCGCCAAGGCACGGAACGAGCAGCCGGCGGAAGCGGAGCAGGGGGAAGAAGCGCAGGCGGCCGAGGCACCTCCCCGCACCCTCGCCGAGAAGATCACGCTGATCCTGGAACGCTCGTACCCGGGGCAGAAATCACCGGGCGACACGGAGATCGCCGAGGCGATCAACGCCCACGCCGGCTCGCGGGTCATCTCCGCGCAGGGCGTGGCGGATCTTCGTACCGGTGCCGAGGAAGAAGCGGCGCCGGTCGTGCTTGAGGGCCTGGCCGCCTTCTTCGGCCTGTCCCCTCTCTACTTCCAGCCGAACGACGCCGTGGCGCGGCAGGTCTATGAGGGACTTCTGCTCATGTCGGCGGCGAAGAAGGGGACAGTCGGACGGGTCAGGGCCCGCGGCGTGGGTACGGAGGGGCTGCCGCCGAACGTCCTGTCCATCCTCAACGACCTCGCGACAGAGCTGGCCAAGGTAGAGCCAGAGACGAGTGACTGA
- a CDS encoding DUF6195 family protein: MPHPLMLAAAEQLTTAEERRTAAREDAFRTWGPRSVAAASRYARHVLGAEATTLGWEVLGLLSFEEHLQAVASLDTVGGQHLELYFTDQGGTERLVLRVSCVSCPSQHMHDVTSLEQLGQLLSQTPAWQFINPRNGGVL, translated from the coding sequence ATGCCCCACCCCCTCATGCTCGCCGCGGCCGAGCAGCTCACCACCGCCGAGGAACGGCGCACCGCCGCGCGCGAGGACGCCTTCCGTACCTGGGGGCCAAGGTCGGTGGCCGCCGCTTCCCGGTACGCACGCCACGTCCTCGGCGCCGAGGCGACGACGCTCGGCTGGGAGGTTCTGGGGCTCCTCTCCTTCGAGGAACACCTGCAAGCGGTCGCGTCTCTCGACACAGTGGGCGGCCAGCACCTGGAGCTGTACTTCACGGACCAGGGCGGCACGGAGCGGCTCGTACTGCGCGTGTCGTGCGTGAGCTGCCCCAGCCAGCACATGCACGACGTGACGTCACTGGAACAGCTCGGACAGCTCCTCTCCCAGACGCCCGCCTGGCAGTTCATCAACCCGCGCAACGGCGGTGTCCTCTGA
- a CDS encoding DUF6238 family protein codes for MNNHRSLSATTTEKTALQGDERAVRQQIDQLHADALALARRTKALATALDHGEYSAAGGRVRTAVTHIWRAAEDLHSAFHTAPPRCAGPDASLSRLCGRRMRYLAARVARRTG; via the coding sequence ATGAACAACCATCGCAGCCTCTCCGCCACCACCACCGAAAAGACCGCCCTCCAGGGCGACGAGCGCGCGGTACGGCAGCAGATCGACCAGCTGCACGCGGATGCCCTCGCTCTCGCCCGCCGCACAAAGGCGCTGGCCACCGCGCTGGACCACGGCGAATACTCGGCTGCCGGTGGCCGCGTCCGTACGGCCGTCACCCACATCTGGCGCGCGGCGGAAGACCTGCACAGCGCCTTCCACACGGCCCCGCCGCGCTGTGCCGGGCCGGACGCATCGCTGTCCCGGCTCTGCGGCCGGCGGATGCGCTACCTCGCGGCCCGCGTCGCCCGGAGGACCGGGTAG
- a CDS encoding DUF2637 domain-containing protein: protein MTLWDGAAIILLGSAGFAFSYDALRQIAVAIHARESLSYLFPVFIDGFIAYGVRALVLLRNRHFGARLYAWFLFLTATGASLWANALHAITLNRGPDAGRSALHLGDGVVGVLSTLAPLALAGSVHLYILMARTAESSVQDRSAIGPGPVREDTDNSPLPPLERRANGTLEPRDADNDFLADKVETPVSDSGDGPSDRQTDDDWLRELLPITRAASQRAGRISRSAVQEAVRARQPISNDRLGELLARLKEEEKGGRRPAPTGTAANSLW from the coding sequence ATGACCCTGTGGGACGGCGCCGCGATCATCCTGCTCGGCTCCGCCGGCTTCGCCTTCTCGTACGACGCGCTCCGCCAGATCGCCGTCGCCATCCACGCGCGCGAATCGCTCTCGTACCTCTTCCCGGTCTTCATCGATGGGTTCATCGCATACGGAGTGCGGGCACTCGTACTGCTACGGAACCGCCACTTCGGCGCACGCCTGTACGCCTGGTTCCTCTTCCTGACGGCCACCGGTGCCAGCCTCTGGGCGAACGCGCTCCACGCGATCACCCTGAACCGCGGACCGGACGCCGGACGGTCCGCACTGCACCTCGGGGACGGCGTCGTCGGCGTCCTCTCGACGCTCGCGCCACTGGCGCTGGCGGGCTCCGTACACCTCTACATCCTGATGGCACGGACGGCCGAGTCGTCCGTCCAGGACCGGTCCGCCATCGGTCCGGGACCGGTCCGGGAGGACACGGACAACTCCCCGCTTCCCCCTCTGGAGAGGAGAGCGAACGGCACGCTCGAACCACGCGACGCGGACAACGACTTCCTTGCGGACAAGGTCGAGACACCCGTCTCGGACAGCGGGGACGGTCCCTCGGACCGGCAGACCGACGACGACTGGCTACGGGAGCTGCTGCCCATCACACGGGCGGCGTCCCAGCGGGCCGGACGGATCAGCAGATCCGCTGTCCAGGAAGCGGTCCGCGCCCGCCAGCCCATCAGCAACGACCGCCTGGGCGAGCTGCTCGCACGTCTCAAAGAGGAGGAGAAAGGGGGGCGGAGACCAGCCCCCACCGGCACCGCTGCCAACTCGCTCTGGTGA
- a CDS encoding WhiB family transcriptional regulator has protein sequence MRTDIYSLIQDASQGNWSPLIKTARQIPGKHWAEEAQCDGHDTEMFVPPGDGPYEEPGEVRAKLGVSLNRPLNLCAACPLAVAARCLVDSLQHDEEFGIRAGLLASERSALRSAWQQRVDDDAVSRALGGATAALGKVEREAVVARFAADPSLDPALVARGLGVTHAYLLKLARRHRKRSAPASSSASASGAPASPAADAA, from the coding sequence ATGAGAACAGACATATACAGCCTGATTCAGGACGCGAGCCAAGGCAACTGGTCGCCCCTTATCAAGACGGCGAGACAGATTCCCGGAAAGCACTGGGCGGAAGAAGCTCAATGCGACGGGCACGATACGGAAATGTTCGTCCCGCCGGGAGACGGCCCGTACGAAGAGCCTGGCGAGGTGAGGGCCAAGCTGGGCGTGTCGCTGAACCGCCCGCTCAACCTGTGCGCGGCCTGCCCTCTGGCCGTGGCCGCCCGGTGCCTGGTCGATTCGCTCCAGCACGACGAGGAGTTCGGCATTCGGGCGGGGCTGCTGGCCTCCGAGCGTTCGGCGCTGAGGTCCGCGTGGCAGCAACGCGTGGATGACGATGCCGTATCCCGTGCCCTTGGCGGTGCGACCGCGGCCCTCGGCAAGGTCGAGCGGGAAGCGGTGGTGGCGCGCTTCGCGGCCGATCCGTCGCTGGACCCGGCCCTCGTGGCCCGGGGGCTCGGTGTCACGCACGCCTACCTGCTGAAGCTCGCCCGGCGACACCGGAAGCGCTCCGCGCCGGCTTCCTCCTCGGCCTCCGCGTCCGGCGCGCCCGCCTCGCCCGCTGCTGACGCCGCCTGA
- a CDS encoding ATP/GTP-binding protein, protein MTTTNLLDFTPLTPLTPVHETVRRPLHTETTTSQALYLPIAPPTLGTAGAIIGRELYSGKAFIYCPFSAFGDGLPGGNMIVMGDTGRGKSALTKTYTARQIRLGRQVVVLDTKEQKEREEGEWAALGRSLTGKAPVKFTPGGGPAASCINPMDPAIAGKRQIELVRTIVELGLDKPLDEFAGSALRIAIRRAHRRASGLGRTPVLADVAAALRSPEESDATAKQRTRDELLGDGLEASYVLDRLCGSEQDATGDLTGMLDGPTSLGVDLDADMIVFDLTKVPSGGVAMTILVAVISVFLEEVWLRPLCECGTEPSLHERIVVDANSGAWELGPNPSSGCRRYTQRKRILVCEEAWHVLGTPQLASLLEKFLKFARGYGLSCIFIVHHLSDIDDSPETQAALKMADTIVIYSQKKSEAEATVARLGLPSWTAEHITRLRRGIALWKVGEVIYPGVQHLLVEAEQHLCFSSGSMTDLTSTSPDTA, encoded by the coding sequence GTGACGACGACCAACCTGCTCGACTTCACCCCGCTCACGCCGCTCACACCGGTGCACGAGACCGTACGGCGCCCCCTCCACACCGAAACCACCACCAGCCAGGCCCTCTACCTGCCCATCGCGCCGCCGACTCTCGGCACCGCGGGCGCGATCATCGGCCGGGAGCTGTACAGCGGGAAGGCGTTCATCTACTGCCCGTTCTCGGCCTTCGGCGACGGCCTGCCCGGCGGAAACATGATCGTGATGGGCGACACCGGCCGGGGAAAATCGGCGCTCACCAAGACCTACACCGCCCGGCAGATCCGCCTCGGCCGTCAGGTCGTCGTGCTCGACACCAAGGAGCAGAAGGAACGGGAAGAGGGCGAGTGGGCCGCGCTCGGCCGCTCGCTGACCGGCAAGGCCCCGGTGAAGTTCACCCCGGGCGGCGGACCCGCAGCCTCCTGCATCAACCCGATGGACCCCGCCATCGCGGGCAAGCGCCAGATCGAGCTGGTACGGACGATCGTAGAACTCGGCCTCGACAAGCCCCTGGACGAGTTCGCCGGCTCCGCCCTGCGTATCGCCATCCGCCGGGCCCACCGGCGGGCGAGCGGTCTCGGCCGTACGCCGGTCCTCGCGGACGTCGCCGCCGCGCTCCGGTCACCGGAGGAATCCGACGCGACAGCGAAGCAGCGGACGCGGGACGAACTCCTCGGCGACGGCCTGGAGGCGTCGTACGTACTGGACCGGCTCTGCGGAAGCGAACAGGACGCGACCGGCGACCTCACCGGCATGCTCGACGGACCGACCAGCCTCGGTGTCGACCTGGACGCCGACATGATCGTCTTCGACCTGACCAAAGTCCCGTCCGGCGGCGTCGCAATGACCATCCTCGTGGCCGTCATCAGCGTCTTCCTCGAAGAGGTCTGGCTGCGCCCGCTGTGCGAGTGCGGTACGGAGCCGAGCCTGCACGAACGCATCGTGGTCGACGCGAACTCCGGCGCCTGGGAGCTGGGCCCGAATCCGTCATCGGGCTGCCGCCGCTACACCCAGCGCAAGCGCATCCTCGTCTGCGAAGAGGCATGGCACGTCCTCGGAACTCCCCAACTGGCCAGCCTGCTGGAGAAGTTCCTGAAGTTCGCCCGTGGCTACGGGCTGAGCTGCATCTTCATCGTCCACCACCTGTCGGACATCGACGACAGCCCGGAGACCCAAGCAGCCCTGAAAATGGCCGACACCATCGTCATCTACTCCCAGAAGAAATCCGAGGCGGAAGCCACCGTGGCCCGGCTGGGCCTGCCGTCCTGGACAGCGGAGCACATCACGCGTCTGCGACGGGGAATCGCGCTGTGGAAGGTCGGAGAGGTCATCTACCCCGGCGTCCAGCACCTCCTGGTCGAAGCCGAACAGCACCTGTGCTTCTCCTCCGGCTCGATGACCGACCTGACCAGCACCTCCCCGGACACCGCATGA
- a CDS encoding FtsX-like permease family protein, giving the protein MRAAGRHARRVCRRPGGPHAAAGGRAAPDFGECLVKERSLTRQLMTVGWHAGRSVRGGGLRFVALVCAAATLTLALTALVLSTAAYDGREQRSTARNPIVHDSDPSQPAVALWQASFDEIAQEQYSVIYIAPLSESAPLPPGLRTWPRPGQSVLSPALAERGASHGVLTRYGRASGRIAENGLADPDELLAYVRPADDRFIDREKAFTVNGYGAPGTMFGNNLNVESLKVLATTVLGLLVLPAIGLMVVAVRMGAEARRRRTVLLDALGASWTARTLVNCGETLLPAFLGTALGVAPALWASHINVTLPLTGYTVSSADVARSTAAWLIGALASFGVVVLTASVLHRVRRDGGTGLRAAGGRLPRWWPTVFPFAVLFTVQGPEPLSNGNTFLFLLIYSAGVALTMATLPSVIGLLIGLIGRALSRIGRRTGMSGTLVAGRWMAGNPGITVRLVAGLVIAIGLVGQVQLHSSRLSSEYAAARASADRLGDTVYTLTQPDPGDRTRAFLAELPSSVRAYSMTGRIDDNNRATVSVQASCAALKAIKRSCDHPAPFGVMDPDPRLSELANWFSGGTDIALRVGPVATAPATGDGRYLVLLDARGKPLPVDQIRRAAFTQLSPTPNAEIPGGSWLNGTVNRASRGAWVALFGMAGIAAMALALSLNSLAEFQRFSRSIAPLGVLTGRRRIFLATAAWTLLLPLLLAAGLGLLTNAWLATPLTNPIVGATLSTSVLASLTLTIAVIAFAVWLVGSISAIRVTDRWKPETD; this is encoded by the coding sequence GTGCGCGCTGCTGGTCGTCACGCACGACGCGTCTGTCGCCGCCCGGGCGGACCGCACGCTGCTGCTGGAGGCCGGGCGGCTCCAGACTTCGGTGAGTGCCTCGTGAAAGAACGTTCTCTGACACGTCAGTTGATGACGGTCGGCTGGCATGCGGGACGTTCGGTCCGTGGCGGAGGGCTCCGGTTTGTCGCACTGGTCTGTGCCGCCGCCACCCTCACACTGGCCTTGACGGCCCTGGTCCTCTCCACCGCCGCATACGACGGCCGTGAGCAGCGCAGTACAGCGCGCAATCCGATCGTCCATGACAGCGACCCGTCGCAGCCCGCCGTCGCGCTCTGGCAGGCGTCCTTCGACGAAATCGCGCAGGAGCAGTATTCCGTCATCTACATCGCGCCGCTGTCGGAAAGCGCGCCTCTGCCTCCTGGCCTGCGCACATGGCCACGCCCGGGGCAGTCGGTGCTCTCCCCCGCGCTCGCCGAGCGAGGCGCCTCCCACGGAGTCCTGACGCGTTACGGCCGGGCCTCGGGCCGGATCGCCGAGAACGGGCTGGCTGATCCCGACGAGCTCCTCGCGTACGTCCGGCCGGCCGACGACCGATTCATCGACCGGGAAAAGGCATTCACCGTCAATGGTTACGGTGCGCCGGGCACAATGTTCGGGAACAACCTGAATGTCGAATCGCTGAAGGTTCTGGCAACGACGGTGCTGGGCCTTCTGGTTCTGCCCGCGATCGGTCTGATGGTGGTCGCCGTCCGGATGGGGGCGGAGGCCCGCCGGCGTCGGACCGTACTCCTCGACGCGCTCGGTGCCTCGTGGACCGCGCGGACCCTGGTCAACTGCGGCGAGACGCTGTTGCCCGCTTTCCTCGGAACGGCGCTGGGAGTCGCTCCGGCCCTTTGGGCCTCGCACATCAACGTAACTCTGCCGCTCACCGGCTACACCGTGTCGAGCGCGGACGTGGCCCGAAGCACCGCTGCCTGGCTGATCGGGGCGCTGGCCTCGTTCGGCGTGGTGGTCCTGACGGCCTCGGTCCTGCACCGTGTCCGACGGGACGGCGGGACGGGCCTGCGGGCCGCCGGCGGCCGGTTGCCCCGGTGGTGGCCGACAGTGTTCCCCTTCGCGGTCCTCTTCACCGTCCAGGGACCCGAGCCGCTGTCCAACGGCAACACCTTCCTGTTCCTGCTGATCTACAGCGCCGGTGTCGCGCTGACCATGGCCACGCTGCCGTCCGTGATCGGCCTGCTCATCGGCCTGATCGGCCGGGCCCTCAGCCGGATCGGTCGCCGCACCGGGATGTCCGGCACTCTCGTGGCCGGACGCTGGATGGCCGGGAACCCCGGCATCACCGTCCGGCTGGTGGCGGGACTGGTCATCGCGATCGGCCTGGTCGGCCAGGTGCAGCTCCACAGCAGCCGTCTGAGTTCCGAGTACGCGGCGGCCCGCGCCTCGGCCGACCGGCTCGGCGACACCGTCTACACACTGACTCAGCCGGACCCCGGCGACCGCACCCGCGCGTTCCTGGCCGAGCTCCCGTCAAGTGTGCGGGCCTACTCGATGACGGGCCGGATCGACGACAACAACCGCGCCACAGTTTCCGTTCAGGCTTCCTGCGCAGCACTCAAAGCCATCAAACGCTCATGCGATCACCCAGCACCGTTCGGCGTCATGGACCCCGACCCGCGGCTGAGCGAACTCGCCAACTGGTTCTCCGGCGGGACAGACATCGCACTGCGCGTGGGCCCCGTCGCCACCGCTCCGGCAACCGGTGACGGCCGTTACCTCGTCCTGCTCGACGCGCGCGGAAAACCGCTGCCCGTGGACCAGATCCGCCGGGCCGCCTTCACCCAACTTTCACCGACCCCGAACGCTGAGATCCCGGGAGGGAGCTGGCTCAACGGAACCGTGAACCGGGCCAGCCGCGGCGCCTGGGTCGCCCTCTTCGGCATGGCCGGTATCGCGGCAATGGCCCTTGCCCTGAGCCTCAACAGCCTCGCCGAATTCCAGCGCTTCAGCCGCTCCATCGCACCTCTCGGGGTACTCACGGGCCGACGCCGCATCTTCCTGGCCACCGCCGCCTGGACTCTGCTGCTACCGCTCCTCCTCGCAGCCGGTCTCGGCCTGCTGACCAACGCATGGCTCGCCACCCCACTCACCAACCCCATCGTCGGGGCCACTCTCTCCACCTCCGTCCTCGCCTCCCTGACCCTCACCATTGCCGTGATCGCCTTCGCCGTCTGGCTCGTCGGCTCCATCTCGGCCATCCGCGTCACCGACCGATGGAAACCCGAGACGGACTGA
- a CDS encoding SCO6880 family protein — translation MSARTYQFGKHRPTGLVGRRDLGEQVLLGGGAATGILLGYAFSGATALATAGLVLPVVLALLVVYAPYRPRGTSQRRTVYRWWRIKRYHRRALARTGGVWVSPAVEAGVRRDGTPPDGALTAPEGIAGMTWVPVTVRGRHAVVVLQPEARCVTATLEIASPGLGGKEVGEQVVALERWGELLDAFGNVEEHPVKRIQVLARQMKSDPHAHQRFIAQRDESAATADVPPWLKDSYDTLANAISTSAEEHRYYVTIHAKFTRDLAADGAARGAGDDGIAAAMAAYLEELWARCEDADLSVIAPLDEGRMTAFIRNTYDPDHAIWDTGLPQAHAFPRNVDVRNGEYVATRAAGSTESWYHATAAVTAWPTTPVGPDFLSPLLIGMPDVIRTIAITQALEPNDKAVERMLAEDTNNQAELLRDRRRGKNVDPRDMIAATATGSRGMALATSGAAGSAVVGYLTVSARSREALDRTKRTTASRARNAHLRIEWLDLEHARAFATTLPFAGGIK, via the coding sequence ATGTCCGCTCGCACATACCAGTTCGGAAAGCACCGCCCCACCGGCCTGGTCGGCCGCCGCGACCTCGGCGAACAAGTCCTCCTCGGCGGCGGCGCGGCCACCGGCATCCTGCTCGGCTACGCCTTCAGCGGCGCCACGGCGCTCGCCACCGCCGGCCTCGTCCTGCCCGTCGTCCTCGCGCTCCTCGTCGTCTACGCCCCGTACCGCCCGCGCGGCACGTCCCAGCGCCGTACCGTCTACCGCTGGTGGCGGATCAAGCGCTACCACCGCCGCGCGCTCGCCCGTACCGGCGGCGTGTGGGTGTCCCCCGCCGTCGAGGCCGGTGTGCGCCGCGACGGTACGCCGCCGGACGGCGCCCTCACCGCGCCGGAGGGCATCGCCGGGATGACGTGGGTGCCGGTGACCGTACGCGGCCGGCACGCCGTCGTCGTACTCCAGCCCGAAGCCCGCTGCGTCACCGCCACCCTGGAAATCGCCTCACCCGGCCTCGGCGGCAAGGAAGTTGGCGAGCAGGTCGTCGCGCTGGAGCGGTGGGGCGAACTGCTCGACGCCTTCGGCAACGTCGAAGAGCACCCCGTCAAGCGGATCCAGGTCCTCGCCCGCCAGATGAAGAGCGACCCGCACGCCCACCAGCGGTTCATCGCCCAGCGCGACGAGTCCGCGGCCACGGCCGACGTCCCGCCATGGCTCAAGGACTCGTACGACACACTCGCCAACGCCATCTCCACCTCGGCCGAGGAACACCGCTACTACGTCACCATCCACGCCAAGTTCACCCGCGACCTCGCGGCGGACGGCGCGGCCCGGGGCGCCGGTGACGACGGTATCGCCGCCGCGATGGCCGCGTACCTGGAAGAGCTGTGGGCCCGCTGCGAGGACGCCGACCTCTCCGTGATCGCCCCGCTGGACGAGGGCCGGATGACCGCGTTCATCCGCAACACGTACGACCCCGACCACGCCATCTGGGACACCGGCCTCCCGCAGGCGCACGCGTTCCCGCGCAACGTCGACGTCCGGAACGGGGAGTACGTCGCGACGCGCGCCGCCGGATCCACCGAGAGCTGGTACCACGCGACGGCCGCCGTCACCGCTTGGCCGACCACCCCCGTCGGACCCGACTTCCTCTCCCCGCTGCTGATCGGAATGCCCGACGTCATCAGGACGATCGCGATCACCCAGGCCCTGGAGCCGAACGACAAGGCCGTGGAACGCATGCTCGCCGAGGACACCAACAACCAGGCCGAGCTGCTGCGCGACCGCCGCCGCGGCAAGAACGTCGACCCGCGCGACATGATCGCCGCCACCGCCACCGGCTCGCGCGGCATGGCCCTGGCCACCTCGGGCGCGGCCGGCTCCGCCGTCGTCGGCTACCTCACCGTCTCGGCGCGCAGCCGGGAGGCTTTGGACCGTACGAAACGTACGACCGCCTCCCGCGCCCGCAACGCCCACCTGCGCATCGAGTGGCTCGACCTCGAACACGCGCGGGCCTTCGCCACCACACTCCCCTTCGCCGGAGGCATCAAGTGA
- a CDS encoding NlpC/P60 family protein translates to MSLRRSGLGSAGPEHVGMYIGNGEVIDAPHTGAVVRIKPLSYWTPQIVAMRHVG, encoded by the coding sequence ATGTCCTTGCGCAGAAGCGGCCTGGGCAGTGCCGGCCCCGAGCACGTCGGGATGTACATCGGCAACGGCGAGGTCATCGACGCACCGCACACCGGGGCCGTCGTACGGATCAAGCCCCTCAGTTACTGGACGCCGCAGATCGTCGCGATGCGCCACGTCGGCTGA
- a CDS encoding helix-turn-helix domain-containing protein produces MAATAIAPADVPPADLGPAAWQGLAAVASLLARAGDFDALLGRSPEPRDNRLHIGYGEAAERLNIPEKWLRERISTLPHRKLGKFVQFTEDDLRSISDMHFVQPGRTDAKEGQTAIMPLQPSKRSRTRL; encoded by the coding sequence ATGGCGGCGACGGCGATAGCCCCGGCGGACGTACCCCCGGCCGACCTGGGACCCGCCGCATGGCAGGGGCTCGCCGCCGTGGCGAGCCTGCTCGCGCGGGCCGGTGACTTCGACGCCCTGCTGGGCCGGAGCCCGGAGCCTCGGGACAACCGCCTTCACATCGGGTACGGCGAAGCGGCCGAGCGGCTGAATATCCCGGAGAAGTGGCTGCGCGAACGGATCTCCACGCTTCCTCACCGGAAGCTCGGGAAGTTCGTTCAGTTCACCGAGGACGACCTTCGGTCCATTTCCGATATGCATTTCGTGCAGCCGGGCAGGACCGACGCGAAGGAGGGGCAGACAGCGATTATGCCGCTACAGCCCTCCAAGCGTTCGCGGACGCGTCTCTGA